A genomic region of Vitreimonas flagellata contains the following coding sequences:
- the cysN gene encoding sulfate adenylyltransferase subunit CysN produces MAHNRKACAEIGADIEGYLHRHQHKSLLRFITCGSVDDGKSTLIGRLLYDSKMIFEDQMAALEADSKKIGTQGGEIDFALLVDGLAAEREQGITIDVAYRFFSTEKRKFIVADTPGHEQYTRNMVTGASTADLAVILIDARKGVLTQTRRHSYLVSLMGIRHLVLAVNKMDLVGWSQETFDTIVAEYATFARQIGVRDFLAIPMSGLKGDNITTKSDSAPWYAGPALLDHLESVPLDDQRRATAAFRMPVQWVNRPNLDFRGFAGMIASGRVKPGDKVRVAPSGKMSSVARIVTKGGDLDEAIAGQSVTLTLADQVDCSRGDVIAAADDPPEASDQFETTIIWMAEDDLIPGRSYWLKIGAKQVAAQITDIKYKVNVNTLEHLAGKVLELNEIAVCNVSLDRTIAFDPYAANQDMGGFILIDRISNATVGAGLIQFALRRAQNVHWQALDVTREARAELKGQRAAVLWFTGLSGAGKSTIANLVERKLLALGRHTVLLDGDNVRHGLNRDLGFTVADRVENIRRVAEVSKLMADAGLIVLVSFISPFRAERQMARDLIPKDEFFEVFIDTPLDEAEKRDVKGLYKKARAGELKNFTGIDSPYETPLAPEIHIETMKAAPEDAADRIVDAILRDGRI; encoded by the coding sequence ATGGCCCACAACCGCAAAGCTTGCGCTGAAATCGGCGCCGACATCGAAGGCTATCTGCACCGCCACCAGCACAAATCGCTGCTGCGCTTCATCACCTGCGGCAGCGTTGATGATGGCAAGTCCACCCTGATCGGGCGCCTGCTCTACGATTCGAAGATGATCTTCGAAGATCAGATGGCCGCACTTGAGGCGGATTCGAAGAAGATCGGCACGCAGGGCGGCGAGATCGATTTTGCGCTGCTGGTTGATGGCCTCGCGGCCGAGCGCGAACAAGGCATCACGATCGACGTCGCCTATCGCTTCTTCTCGACAGAGAAGCGCAAATTCATCGTCGCCGACACGCCCGGCCACGAGCAATATACGCGTAACATGGTGACGGGCGCTTCGACGGCCGACCTCGCCGTAATCCTGATCGATGCGCGCAAAGGCGTGCTGACGCAGACGCGGCGCCATTCCTATCTCGTCTCGCTGATGGGCATTCGCCACCTCGTGCTGGCGGTCAACAAGATGGATCTGGTCGGCTGGTCGCAAGAAACCTTCGACACGATCGTGGCCGAGTACGCGACTTTCGCACGCCAGATTGGCGTGCGCGATTTTCTCGCCATCCCGATGTCGGGGCTGAAGGGCGACAACATTACAACCAAGAGCGATTCCGCGCCCTGGTACGCAGGCCCTGCGTTGCTCGACCATTTGGAATCCGTGCCGCTGGATGATCAACGCCGCGCGACGGCGGCGTTCCGGATGCCGGTGCAATGGGTGAACCGCCCTAACCTCGATTTCCGCGGCTTTGCCGGCATGATTGCCAGCGGTCGCGTGAAGCCCGGCGACAAAGTACGTGTCGCTCCGTCGGGCAAAATGAGTTCGGTCGCGCGCATCGTCACCAAGGGTGGCGATCTCGATGAGGCCATTGCTGGTCAATCTGTGACGCTGACATTGGCGGACCAAGTCGATTGCTCGCGCGGCGACGTGATCGCGGCGGCGGACGATCCGCCAGAAGCCTCAGATCAATTCGAGACGACGATCATTTGGATGGCGGAGGATGATCTCATCCCCGGCCGCTCCTATTGGCTGAAGATCGGCGCCAAGCAGGTCGCGGCACAGATCACGGACATAAAATACAAAGTGAACGTGAACACGCTCGAGCACCTCGCGGGCAAGGTGCTGGAGCTGAACGAGATCGCCGTCTGCAATGTGAGCCTGGATCGAACGATTGCGTTCGATCCGTATGCCGCGAACCAAGACATGGGCGGCTTCATCCTGATCGATAGGATAAGCAATGCGACTGTCGGTGCAGGCCTAATCCAATTTGCTTTGCGGCGCGCCCAGAACGTGCACTGGCAAGCGTTGGATGTGACGCGCGAGGCCCGCGCGGAACTCAAGGGGCAGCGCGCGGCGGTGCTGTGGTTCACGGGCCTCTCGGGCGCCGGCAAATCCACCATCGCCAATCTTGTCGAGCGCAAATTGCTGGCGTTGGGCCGCCACACGGTGCTGCTGGATGGCGACAACGTGCGCCATGGGCTGAACCGCGACCTGGGCTTCACCGTGGCCGACCGCGTGGAGAATATCCGGCGCGTGGCGGAGGTGTCGAAACTGATGGCCGACGCCGGGCTCATCGTACTCGTGTCCTTCATCTCGCCCTTCCGTGCTGAACGGCAAATGGCGCGCGATCTCATCCCCAAAGACGAATTCTTCGAAGTGTTTATCGACACGCCGCTGGATGAAGCCGAGAAACGCGACGTGAAGGGTCTCTATAAAAAGGCCCGCGCTGGCGAACTGAAGAACTTCACGGGTATCGACAGCCCCTACGAAACGCCACTCGCGCCTGAGATTCACATTGAGACCATGAAAGCCGCACCCGAAGACGCGGCGGATCGCATCGTTGACGCGATCCTGAGGGATGGGCGCATCTAA
- a CDS encoding acyl-CoA dehydrogenase family protein: protein MPAIDVPTPAFMDDESLRAFSDSAARFFDQHAPEKRVAKWREDKQVEREFWREAGQAGLLGVSVPEEYGGGGADFRYDVALFEQISRKDVDGFAASLHNGIILPYVVAHGTEEQKKRWLPRLCSGDLVAAIAMSEPGAGSDLQNIKTTAKKDGNGYRINGQKTFISSGQLADFVIVVAKTDPTLGAKGVSLLVVETEGAEGFRRGRKLDKVGQDAADTSELFFDDVFVPADNLLGMEEGQGFKQLMKELPRERLIIALQAALNAELAVEETIAYVKDRKAFGQRLIEFQNTQFKLAEYKTEATLARVFVNHCLEELMAGRLDTAKASMAKYWCTDTENRIIDGCLQLHGGYGYMNEYPIGRMFRDSRVSRIYGGSNEIMKVLIARTL, encoded by the coding sequence ATGCCCGCGATCGATGTTCCTACGCCTGCGTTCATGGATGATGAATCCCTGCGGGCTTTCTCGGATTCCGCGGCGCGCTTCTTCGATCAACACGCGCCGGAAAAGCGCGTCGCAAAATGGCGCGAGGATAAGCAGGTCGAGCGCGAGTTTTGGCGCGAGGCGGGTCAAGCCGGCCTGCTCGGCGTTTCCGTGCCGGAGGAATACGGCGGCGGCGGTGCGGACTTCCGTTATGACGTGGCGCTGTTCGAGCAGATTTCGCGCAAGGACGTCGATGGCTTCGCGGCTTCGCTGCACAACGGCATCATCCTGCCTTACGTGGTCGCGCACGGCACGGAAGAGCAGAAGAAGCGCTGGCTGCCGCGGTTGTGCTCCGGCGATCTGGTCGCAGCAATTGCGATGAGCGAACCGGGCGCGGGCTCGGATCTGCAGAACATCAAGACCACGGCGAAGAAGGACGGCAACGGCTATCGCATCAACGGCCAAAAGACGTTCATCTCCAGCGGCCAACTCGCGGATTTCGTGATCGTCGTCGCCAAGACCGATCCGACACTGGGCGCCAAAGGCGTATCGCTGCTCGTCGTTGAAACCGAGGGCGCCGAAGGCTTCCGCCGCGGCCGAAAACTAGACAAGGTCGGCCAAGACGCCGCCGACACCTCCGAGCTCTTCTTCGATGACGTGTTCGTGCCGGCCGACAATCTGCTCGGCATGGAGGAAGGCCAGGGCTTCAAACAACTGATGAAGGAATTGCCGCGCGAGCGCCTGATCATCGCCCTTCAGGCGGCGCTCAATGCCGAACTCGCGGTCGAGGAGACCATCGCCTACGTGAAGGACCGCAAAGCTTTCGGCCAGCGCCTGATCGAATTCCAGAACACGCAATTCAAGCTGGCTGAGTATAAGACGGAAGCCACCTTGGCGCGCGTGTTCGTCAATCATTGCCTCGAAGAATTGATGGCCGGCCGGCTTGATACGGCGAAAGCGTCTATGGCCAAATATTGGTGCACCGACACCGAGAACCGCATCATCGACGGCTGCCTGCAGCTGCACGGCGGCTATGGTTATATGAACGAGTACCCGATCGGCCGCATGTTCCGCGACAGCCGCGTCTCACGCATTTACGGCGGCTCAAACGAGATCATGAAAGTTTTGATCGCACGAACGCTCTGA
- a CDS encoding enoyl-CoA hydratase/isomerase family protein, giving the protein MREDILLIRREGAVAHLTLNRPNSGNAIDVPLARALMEASIQVDEDDGVRCVVITGAGRMFCAGGDIGSFAAAGDNFAALTKEITSYLHVAVARFARMLKPLVTAVNGPAAGAGLPLAALGDIAIAARSSHFTLAYSAIGLTPDGGATYLLPRLVGMRRAQELALLNKRLNVDEAAAIGLITRVVDDDALVAEANAVAQQLAAGPTGALGRTRQLLLQSYGESLETQMEWEARTIAEAARTQHGRDGVAAFLAKQKPVFK; this is encoded by the coding sequence ATGAGAGAAGACATTCTGCTGATCCGGCGTGAGGGCGCTGTCGCGCACCTCACGCTCAACCGTCCGAACTCCGGCAATGCCATCGACGTGCCGTTGGCGCGCGCGCTGATGGAAGCATCGATCCAAGTGGATGAGGACGATGGCGTGCGTTGCGTGGTTATCACTGGCGCGGGGCGCATGTTCTGCGCCGGCGGCGATATCGGCAGCTTCGCCGCCGCGGGCGACAATTTTGCAGCGCTGACCAAGGAGATCACCTCGTATCTCCATGTCGCTGTGGCGCGTTTCGCACGGATGCTCAAACCGCTCGTCACCGCCGTGAACGGCCCCGCCGCCGGCGCGGGGCTTCCGCTCGCAGCGCTTGGCGACATCGCCATCGCCGCGCGTTCGTCGCATTTCACTTTGGCGTATTCCGCCATCGGCCTCACGCCAGACGGCGGCGCCACCTATCTCTTGCCGCGGCTCGTCGGCATGCGCCGCGCGCAGGAATTGGCGTTGCTGAACAAACGTCTCAATGTCGACGAGGCGGCCGCGATCGGGCTCATCACGCGCGTCGTGGATGATGACGCGCTCGTGGCTGAAGCGAACGCCGTGGCGCAACAACTCGCGGCCGGCCCAACCGGCGCGCTCGGGCGCACGCGCCAGCTCTTGTTGCAGAGCTACGGTGAGAGCTTGGAAACGCAAATGGAGTGGGAAGCCCGCACCATCGCCGAAGCCGCGCGTACGCAGCACGGCCGCGACGGCGTCGCCGCTTTCCTCGCCAAGCAGAAGCCAGTCTTCAAATAG
- a CDS encoding MFS transporter → MSQADVEPKHHKATSNEKLVIGASSLGTVFEWYDFYLYGSLATYIAAHFFSGVNETTAFIFALAAFAAGFFVRPFGALFFGRIGDIVGRKNTFLVTMAIMGLSTFVVGLLPGYDQIGVAAPIILILMRLLQGLALGGEYGGAATYVAEHAPNNKRGLYTAWIQTTATMGLFLSLLVIMITRANLSAEEFAAWGWRAPFLVSIILLGVSLWIRMQLNESPVFQKMKDEGATSKAPLAEAFGKWSNAKIAILALLGAVAGQAVVWYTGQFYALFFLEKTLKVDGFTANTLIAIGLLIGTPFFIFFGWLSDKIGRRPIIMAGCALAALTYFPLFNLLTEAANPALAAAQRNAPVFVYADQSTCSFQFDPVGRNKFDSQSCDVARAFLSRASVSYENEAAPAGSVAEIHIGDTVLRAPDTAQLSGQARADAIATFQAEARAALEGVGYPTAADPAAINTPLVIAILALLVIYVTMVYGPIAAMLVELFPTRIRYTSMSLPYHIGNGWFGGFLPTTAFAIVAATGNIYNGLWYPVIIALATLLIGLLFLPETYKRDIDS, encoded by the coding sequence ATGAGCCAAGCGGACGTAGAGCCGAAACATCACAAGGCGACCTCGAACGAGAAACTCGTCATCGGCGCCTCGTCCCTCGGCACCGTGTTCGAATGGTATGATTTTTATCTCTATGGCTCGCTCGCGACCTATATCGCGGCCCACTTCTTCTCGGGCGTGAACGAGACGACGGCGTTTATCTTCGCGCTTGCCGCATTTGCCGCCGGCTTCTTCGTCCGCCCGTTTGGCGCGCTCTTCTTTGGCCGCATCGGCGACATTGTCGGACGCAAGAACACGTTCCTCGTCACGATGGCGATCATGGGGCTTTCGACCTTCGTGGTCGGCCTGCTTCCCGGCTATGACCAGATCGGCGTGGCCGCGCCGATCATTCTTATTCTGATGCGCCTGCTCCAGGGCTTGGCGCTCGGCGGCGAATATGGCGGCGCGGCCACTTACGTTGCCGAGCATGCGCCGAACAACAAGCGCGGGCTCTACACGGCGTGGATTCAAACCACGGCGACGATGGGACTGTTTCTCTCGCTGCTTGTGATCATGATCACGCGCGCGAATCTATCCGCGGAGGAGTTCGCTGCGTGGGGCTGGCGCGCGCCGTTCCTAGTTTCGATCATTCTGCTCGGCGTCTCGCTCTGGATACGGATGCAACTCAACGAGAGCCCCGTCTTTCAGAAAATGAAGGACGAAGGCGCGACGTCCAAAGCGCCGTTGGCGGAAGCGTTCGGCAAATGGAGCAACGCAAAGATCGCGATCCTGGCGCTCCTCGGTGCGGTCGCCGGTCAGGCCGTGGTCTGGTACACGGGGCAATTCTACGCGCTCTTCTTTCTCGAGAAGACGCTCAAGGTGGATGGCTTCACCGCCAACACGCTGATCGCCATTGGCCTGCTGATCGGCACGCCGTTCTTCATCTTCTTCGGCTGGCTATCCGATAAGATCGGCCGGAGGCCGATCATCATGGCCGGTTGCGCGCTTGCCGCACTCACTTATTTCCCGCTCTTTAACCTGCTCACCGAAGCCGCGAACCCCGCGCTGGCGGCGGCGCAACGCAATGCGCCTGTCTTCGTTTATGCGGATCAGAGCACCTGTTCGTTCCAATTCGATCCCGTGGGCCGCAACAAGTTCGACAGCCAATCCTGTGACGTTGCTCGCGCGTTCCTCTCGCGCGCCAGCGTGAGTTACGAGAACGAAGCGGCGCCCGCAGGGTCGGTCGCCGAGATCCACATAGGCGATACCGTGTTGCGCGCGCCCGACACCGCGCAACTCTCCGGCCAAGCCCGCGCCGACGCTATCGCCACCTTCCAAGCCGAGGCTCGCGCGGCGCTCGAGGGGGTCGGCTATCCCACCGCCGCCGATCCTGCCGCAATCAACACGCCACTCGTCATCGCGATCCTGGCGTTGCTCGTGATCTATGTGACGATGGTGTACGGGCCCATCGCCGCAATGCTGGTGGAGCTCTTCCCGACGCGCATTCGTTACACGTCGATGTCGCTGCCCTACCATATCGGCAATGGCTGGTTCGGCGGCTTCCTGCCGACGACCGCCTTCGCGATCGTGGCGGCCACCGGCAACATCTATAATGGGCTCTGGTATCCGGTGATCATCGCGCTGGCGACCTTGCTCATTGGCCTGCTTTTCCTGCCGGAAACCTACAAGCGCGACATCGACAGCTGA